The Arabidopsis thaliana chromosome 5, partial sequence genomic interval aagtcaaaataaaCTTTAGGATTTAAATGTCTTTTTGAAAGTTCAGGTTTTTTacgtcccaaatttgaaagttcacgatttttttgacatttttcccgaTACTCTTCCCTGAAAGCTCATTAGATAATTTGGAAATACTCTTTCCCGTGCTCGAAAGTTCGTTTCTTATTCCACAAGTTAATAATACGAAGAATGATGCATAGGAGGGTTGAGACTTGAGATAAACACCAAATCTTTTAATCCTAATCCctttaaataaacaattagAAGATTATTTTCGGGCATTAGAACGAAACCCCTTTTTACTAATTAAAACAAGCTAATAATTCAAATGTACCACGTCCATAAACACCAACGTAAAGcccaaaatatatatgctgCATCATTTAATCATcagtttgtttcaaaatttatgttGCGtcttttttatatgtatatttttctttttagatttGATCTCCTTAAATTGTTTCACGTCGACTATCTATGTTTGGTTGTGTGCATGATGCATCTTCTGTAAGTCTTTTCATCtcaagtttatttatttcgttttatcgagaattaagaatttaaatcaacgtttttaataaattgatGATTTTAATAACACTTTCGCCACCAATAAATCGGAAGAAAATGGGATTATATGTTTCAAACAATAGTTTAGGTTAAAGTtgcaagaaaccaaagaaaccaaGTCCTTTTGCAAAcacttatttttaaagtaaGTCTTtttctcgtcttcttcctcatttgTGTCCATTGACCAaaggtggaagaagaagagcttacTTCATCACTTCCGCTGTCAAACAAactcaaattaatttttaaaaacccaCAAAATATCTACGAAAATGGAAGAATTAgaaaaaacccagaaatttcagaagaagaagaagcaacaacaagagaaacaagacCAGTCTTCACCAATCAACTTCGAGATGTCTTCAAGATCATCACTTCATTCATTACCACAAACAACGATTGAATCACCTCCTGATTCACCAACCCTCTCTTCAATCCCCGATAGCCATGGATCTTCTCCTCACACGATTATTCCAACTCCTTCTGTGGCCAAGACGGAGACTCCTTTTAGGGTTACTAACggagaggaggagaagaaagtcaGCGAGAGTAGGAGACAATTGAGACcgagcttttcttcttcttcttctactccgCGTGAATCGAAATGGGCAAGTTTGATTAGGAAAGCTCTACTTGGATTTAGGGTTATTGCGTTTGTTTCGTGTCTTGTTTCGTTCTCTGTAATGGTTTCTGATAGAGATAAAGGATGGGCTCATGATTCTTTCTACAACTACAAAGAATTCAGGttcaagtt includes:
- a CDS encoding Uncharacterized protein family (UPF0497) (Uncharacterised protein family (UPF0497); FUNCTIONS IN: molecular_function unknown; INVOLVED IN: biological_process unknown; LOCATED IN: plasma membrane, membrane; EXPRESSED IN: 23 plant structures; EXPRESSED DURING: 13 growth stages; CONTAINS InterPro DOMAIN/s: Uncharacterised protein family UPF0497, trans-membrane plant (InterPro:IPR006702); BEST Arabidopsis thaliana protein match is: Uncharacterised protein family (UPF0497) (TAIR:AT2G36330.1); Has 212 Blast hits to 212 proteins in 19 species: Archae - 0; Bacteria - 0; Metazoa - 2; Fungi - 0; Plants - 205; Viruses - 0; Other Eukaryotes - 5 (source: NCBI BLink).) — encoded protein: MEELEKTQKFQKKKKQQQEKQDQSSPINFEMSSRSSLHSLPQTTIESPPDSPTLSSIPDSHGSSPHTIIPTPSVAKTETPFRVTNGEEEKKVSESRRQLRPSFSSSSSTPRESKWASLIRKALLGFRVIAFVSCLVSFSVMVSDRDKGWAHDSFYNYKEFRFCLAANVIGFVYSGFMICDLVYLLSTSIRRSRHNLRHFLEFGLDQMLAYLLASASTSASIRVDDWQSNWGADKFPDLARASVALSYVSFVAFAFCSLASGYALCALRSI